From the Octadecabacter antarcticus 307 genome, one window contains:
- a CDS encoding L,D-transpeptidase: MKTYLSALRTAIVGSALALLAACGSQEVIGEVPVVEIVEGYGPLEDGDYILPPIPAEYLQGVNQRTVVDYNGPESAGTLVVDIHAKLLYFVEEGGQARRYPIAVGRQGLSLNRPTVVQLKREWPGWTPTQNMLRTQPEVYGPFARGVEGGLASPLGARALYLFQNGRDTHFRIHGTNDLSSIGNSGSAGCIRMFNHDIIDLYPRVPNGTRVVIWSYDASVELVGEELAIRGVILQPNIIDPDLIYGTGDEAKTADADT, from the coding sequence ATGAAAACATACCTTAGTGCCTTGCGCACTGCCATTGTAGGCAGCGCACTTGCACTTCTTGCCGCCTGCGGGTCGCAAGAGGTGATTGGCGAGGTTCCTGTTGTGGAGATCGTCGAGGGCTACGGGCCTCTTGAGGATGGCGACTACATACTGCCGCCAATCCCTGCGGAGTATCTGCAAGGCGTCAATCAGCGCACGGTGGTGGATTATAATGGCCCCGAAAGTGCGGGCACCCTTGTGGTCGATATCCACGCCAAACTGCTTTATTTTGTTGAAGAAGGTGGCCAAGCGCGCCGCTATCCGATCGCCGTTGGTCGCCAAGGATTGAGCCTGAACCGCCCGACTGTTGTCCAGCTAAAGCGGGAATGGCCCGGTTGGACGCCGACGCAAAATATGCTGCGCACCCAACCTGAAGTTTACGGACCCTTTGCGCGGGGCGTTGAAGGTGGTCTTGCCAGCCCACTTGGCGCGCGCGCACTTTATCTGTTCCAAAACGGTCGCGACACGCATTTCCGCATCCACGGCACGAACGATTTGTCGTCTATCGGTAATTCCGGTTCAGCTGGCTGCATCCGCATGTTCAACCACGACATCATTGATCTGTATCCGCGGGTGCCAAATGGTACCCGCGTCGTGATCTGGTCCTATGACGCATCGGTGGAATTGGTGGGCGAGGAGCTTGCCATTCGTGGTGTGATCCTTCAGCCAAACATCATTGATCCAGACCTGATTTATGGCACGGGCGATGAAGCAAAAACTGCCGACGCCGATACCTGA